A window of Flavobacterium psychrophilum genomic DNA:
ACTGTAAGCGGTGCACAATTAAGAGCGAGAAGTGAAACTACAGATTTTTGCCTTCTAAGAATAACGGCAAATATGCCATCTACATGGAATTTGGTATATGCAGGATGGTCTAGAAGTGAAACTAAGCCCTCATCTACCTTTGGAATACACCATCCATCAGGCGACATAATGAAGGTGAGCAGGGATTTTGACGCCCCGGCAATATATAATGGAGATAATTTCCTGATGTGGGAGGTTGAACAATGGGACATGGGCGTTACAGAAGGTGGATCTTCTGGATCGCCTTTGTTTGATAATAATGGAAGGATAATAGGTCAGCTTTACGGTGGTGAGTCAGAATGCAGCGGGTCTTTTCCTAATACAGGGTATGATGTTTACGGAAGGTTTGGCCAGTCATGGACGGGCGGAGGTACAAATAGTACAAGGCTTCGCAATTGGCTTGATCCGGGGAACACCAATGCACAATCGGTTAATTACAAAGAGGTAGGTACAGTATCTCTAGATGAAGTTGTGAAAAATGAAATAAAAGTATATCCAAACCCATCTAACGGTATTTACAATGTAGCCATTGAGGCAGATGCACAATATGTTGTTTATGGAATGCTTGGACAGGTAATTGCAAACGGCAATTTATCTTTTGGCGACAATACAATCAACCTGTCGGGTAAGGCAAACGGAATATACATCGTTAAAATTACCGATGCCTCGGGTAAATCTATAAGTCAGAATCTGGTTAAAGAGTAAATTGCTTCAATATAATTTAAAAGCTCTGCGCTGTTGCAATTGCAACAGCACAGAGCTTTTTTTAGTATCGGGCGGGGTAAATTGATATTTGACAAATAGTTATTACCTTTGCACCATGCAAACGGAGAAGAAAGATATAAGGGCGCTTACAAAAGAACAACTACGTGATTTTTTTGTGGCAAATGGCGATAAGGCATTCCGCGGTAACCAGGTGTACGAATGGCTATGGAGCAAGAATGCCCATAGTTTTGATGATATGACCAATGTTGCCAAGCCTACAAGGACAATGCTGGAGAATAATTTTGTTATTAACCACATTCATGTAGACGAAATGCAGAAGAGTACCGACGGTACTGTAAAGAATGCTGTGCGCCTTCACGATGGACTTGTTGTAGAATCTGTACTTATACCTACCGAAACCCGTACTACTGCCTGTGTATCCAGCCAGGTGGGGTGCAGCCTTGACTGTAACTTTTGTGCTACTGCAAGGCTTAAGCGTATGCGTAACCTTAATCCCGATGAAATTTACGACCAGGTTGCAGCTATAGACAGTGAAAGCCGTTTGTATCATAATAGGCCGCTTTCTAACATTGTATTTATGGGTATGGGCGAGCCGCTTATGAACTACAATAACGTGCTTAAGGCTATCGAAAAGATAACCTCGCCAGAAGGTTTGGGTATGTCGCCTAAACGTATTACCGTATCTACATCGGGTCTTCCTAAAATGATAAAAAAGCTTGCAGATGATGAAGTTCGCTTTAAGCTTGCTGTGTCGCTGCATTCTGCTATAGATGAGGTACGGTCTAAGATTATGCCTTTTAGCCAGAACTTTCCGTTGGCAGACCTTCGTGAATCGTTGGAATACTGGTACAGCAAAACAAAAAGCCGCGTTACCTATGAGTATGTGGTATGGAAAGGTATTAACGACCGTAAAATCGATATTGATGCCTTGGTAAAGTTTTGCAGGTATGTGCCGTGTAAAGTAAACCTTATTGAATACAACCCGATTGACGATGGAGAATTTCAACAAGCTGATCCTGAAACCATAGATGCTTACATAAGAGCCCTGGAAAGGAACGATATTGTTGCAAAAGTACGCCGCAGCCGCGGAAAAGACATTGATGCTGCCTGTGGTCAGCTGGCTAACAAGAATGAAGCTGCATCTCCTGCACAATAATACCGTAAACTTTACCTTTTACGGCTTGGGCGTATTCATGGCTTTTGTTATCTTTGAGGCGCAATGAAGATTACCGAGCAAATTAAGCAGCCCATTACTGAAGAAATGGAACTTTTTGAAAAAAAGTTTCAGGATGCTATGTCCTCTAAAGTGGCGTTGCTTAACCGGATTACCTATTATATAGTAAACAGGAAAGGGAAACAGATGCGCCCTATGTTTGTTTTTCTTACCGCTAAAATGATAAGCGGCGGTACCATAAACGAACGTACTTACAGAGGTGCATCGGTAATTGAACTAATCCACACAGCCACACTTGTACATGATGACGTTGTAGACGACAGCAACAGGCGCAGGGGCTTTTTCTCTATCAATGCTTTATGGAAAAATAAGATTGCCGTATTAGTGGGCGATTATCTTTTATCTAAAGGATTACTGCTTTCTATTGATAATGGCGATTTTGATTTGCTTAGGATAATATCTGTAGCGGTTCGCGAGATGAGCGAAGGTGAGCTTTTACAGATTGAAAAAGCACGCAGGCTTGATATTACCGAGGATGTATACTACGAAATTATTCGCCAAAAAACAGCTACACTTATT
This region includes:
- a CDS encoding polyprenyl synthetase — encoded protein: MKITEQIKQPITEEMELFEKKFQDAMSSKVALLNRITYYIVNRKGKQMRPMFVFLTAKMISGGTINERTYRGASVIELIHTATLVHDDVVDDSNRRRGFFSINALWKNKIAVLVGDYLLSKGLLLSIDNGDFDLLRIISVAVREMSEGELLQIEKARRLDITEDVYYEIIRQKTATLIAACCSLGACSVDPDGEHTEKMRKFGELIGMAFQIKDDLFDYTDDAIGKPTGIDIKEQKMTLPLIYALNNCTKEEKKWVINSVKNHNKDKKRVKEVIDFVKKKNGLTYAEQRMAKFREEALLLLADYPASVYKDALVLMVNYVIERKI
- a CDS encoding 23S rRNA (adenine(2503)-C2)-methyltransferase, with amino-acid sequence MQTEKKDIRALTKEQLRDFFVANGDKAFRGNQVYEWLWSKNAHSFDDMTNVAKPTRTMLENNFVINHIHVDEMQKSTDGTVKNAVRLHDGLVVESVLIPTETRTTACVSSQVGCSLDCNFCATARLKRMRNLNPDEIYDQVAAIDSESRLYHNRPLSNIVFMGMGEPLMNYNNVLKAIEKITSPEGLGMSPKRITVSTSGLPKMIKKLADDEVRFKLAVSLHSAIDEVRSKIMPFSQNFPLADLRESLEYWYSKTKSRVTYEYVVWKGINDRKIDIDALVKFCRYVPCKVNLIEYNPIDDGEFQQADPETIDAYIRALERNDIVAKVRRSRGKDIDAACGQLANKNEAASPAQ